From the genome of Streptomyces sp. V2I9:
AATCGATGATGTCCCACGAGCCGCTGCCGGTCAGCCACTCGCCGTCGATGTACTGGTGGGCCAGTTCACGGAAGAAGGACATGCAATCCCTTACTGCAGGCGTTCGCAGACTCCTGATGAGACGTCATCGTACTGACAATTCAGATCAGTTGGAGTAGACCGCGCAGAAGATCCCGGCTCTCGTCCGGTCCCGGACTGTCCTGGACGAGACCCGTCATGGCCTTTTCGTACTGCGCGACTTCCTCGGGCTTGTCCAGATAGAGCGCACTTGTCAGCTGCTCCAAATAGACAATGTCCGACAGATCGGATTCCGGGAAACGCAGCATCGTGAAGGAACCGCTCTCGCCGGCGTGGCCGCCATGACTGAAGGGCATGACCTGGAGCGTGACGTTCGGCCGCTCCGACATATCGATCAGATGCCGCAACTGGGCGCGCATCACCTCGCGTTCACCGTACGGGCGGCGCAGGGCGGCCTCGTCGAGCACGGCGTGGAACGCGGGGGCACGCTCGGAGACGAGCGCCTTCTGGCGCTCCAGGCGCAGGGCCACCCGGCGGTCGATCTCGGCGGACGAGGCGCCGCGCAGCCCGCGCGAGACGACGGCGTGGGCGTATGCCTCGGTCTGCAACAGACCGTGCACGAACTGGACTTCGAAGATGCGGATGACGGAGGCCGCACCCTCCAGGCCGATGTACGTCTGGAACCAGCCGGGCAGCACGTCCCCGTAACTGTGCCACCAGCCCGCCACGTTGGCCTCGCGGGCCAGGCCGAGAAGGGAGTCCCGCTCCGCCTCGTCCGCGACTCCGTAGAGCGTGAGCAGATCCTCGACATCCCTGGCCTTGAAGCTCACCCGTCCCAACTCCATGCGGCTGATCTTCGATTCGGAGGCCCGGATCGAGTAGCCGGCCGCCTCACGGGTGATTCCGCGCGACTCCCGCAGTCTCCTGAGCTGAGAGCCCAGGAGGATGCGTCGCACCACCGATCCACTCGACTCTCCTGCCGACACCGGCCCGGCCCTCCCCATCGATCTCCCTGGCACCCGAGGCCCCCCGGAACCCCGAGTGCCGGATTCTGCCACCAAAACGCTTCACCCCGTACTCATTCGGTTACGGAAATGGGAAGACGTCCGGAAAGCTCCGAAACTGACCTCGGGAAGAAATGCCCCGCAACCACCACGGTATCGGGCAGGTCCGGCGCGTGCACGTGCATCTGCCCTTGCATCTGCTCTGCGCATTCGGAACGATGGCGATCGCGCACCTGCGTGCTCGTGTTGTGCCGCTGTACCCCCCGCAGTACCGCTACAGGCAGTGCCGCTACAGCCGCGAATCCCGGGAGTGCCTCGTATGGGGACGAATGGATCGACGATGCTCGAGCCGTTACGGCAGGGGCTTCCCCCCACCGACCCCTCGGGGGTTGCCGGATCGGCGTCCTGCGCTCTGCCCGCGTGTTTCGAAGCGGTCGGCGGCGCACGGAAGTTCACCCGGTCGACCCTGGAGCGGTGGGAGCTGGGCGACCGCTTCGACGACGTCGCGCTGGTGGTCTCCGAACTCGTCACCAACGCCCTGCGCCACGCGCTGCCCGTCGACGCGCCGCAGGAGAGCCAGGACCCGCCGGTGCGACTGCACCTGATGCGGTGGGCCTCGCGACTGGTGTGCGCGGTGCGCGACCCCAGCGTGGAGAGCCCGGTGGCGGGCGAGGCGGCGGATTCGGCCGAATCGGGCCGCGGGCTGTTCCTGGTGGAATGCGTCAGCGACAGCTGGGGCTGGTACCCGTCGCCCGTGCCGCGCGGAGAACTGCCGTCGGGGCCGCTGTACGGCAAAGTGGTCTGGGCCCTTTTCCGGCTTCCGAAAAAGCCGGAACCGACGCTGTGAGATCCCGGCCGGGCGAGGGATGTCCGACGATTGCGCGCGGATCGGCGGGCGGCATCCGGTGCGGTGCGCCGCACGACGCCGGAATGCCCTGGTAGCTCCGCTACGAGGGCATTTCGGCAACGCCGCGAAGAAGGGGCTTGCCCGGGCGGAGCCGGGAGCTCGGGTGAGGGAGTTCCGGGCATCACCTGCCCGCGCGGAATCGTTCGGAAACGCCCCGGGAGGCCGGACCGGGCGTCAGGCGCCGGCGGCGAGGTGGTCGAACTCGCCGTCCTTGACGCCCAGCAGCAGCGCCTCGATCTCCGCGGGCGTATAGACGAGCGCGGGCCCGTCGGGGTGACGCGAGTTCCGCATGGCCACATCCCCTCCGGGCAGCCGCGCGAACTCCACGCACGATCCCTGGGAGTTGCTGTGCCTGCTCTTCTGCCAGACGACTCCGCGAAGCTCTGTGGCCGCCATGCCGTTGTACACGTCGTGCACAGGACGCTCCCCGAGATTCAAGGTGCAGGTGTCAACTAGCTCGGATCATAGCTCTGTTCATATGCCTTTGCATGAGCAGATGCACGTGCACGGCGGGTGTTGTTTCGATTACCTACTTTCCGTCACCGGCCGGACCCTCCGGGACGAGAGACGAACAGCACGCCTAATTCGCTCCCGTTTACCTGAGTTGGACCGCTCGGATCTTGGTAACGTGGCGCGGTCTTTCATCCGGAGAACACCAAGGGGGAACTCCACGTGACCAGGTCTCTACGCACCGGCGCCATCACGATGCTCGCCGCTCTGACCGCCTCGTTCGCGCTGACCGCGTGCGGGGGCGGCGGTGACGGCGGCGGTGACGGGGCGAAGGGCTCCGGCACCGACGCGTCGGCGAGCCCGACGCCCGGCAGCGACTCCGGGGACTCCGCCGGGGGCGGCGCGGCGGACGCCGCCGCGCTGGAGGGCACCTGGGTGGGGCTGACGGAGGGCAAGAACGTCACCGTCTCCATCGCCTCCGGCAAGGTCGCCCTCGTCGCCGACCAGTCCGTGTGCCAGGGCGACGTGAAGGACATGGGCGGCAAGCCGATGCTCGCGCTGACGTGCACGGACGGCGGGACTGACCGCGCGATGGGCGCGATCGAGTCGGTCGACGCCGAGAAGCTGGTCGTCTCGTGGGACAGCGGTGCGAAGGACTCCCTCACCAAGGCCGAGGCGGGCAAGCTGCCGAGCGGTCTGCCCTCGCTCCCCGGCATGTCGGGCCTGCCCGAGATCCCCGCGCCGTAGGGCCGTCGCCGGCGCCGGGCGGCTCGGGTCACGGCCCGCGCGCCCGGCCGGCGCGGCTCAGCCCTCCGCGAGGGTGCTGCTGACGCGGGTGGAGCCGCCCTTCTCGTCGAGGGCGCGGGTGAACTCCTCCAGCGCCTCCAGCAGCAGCGCCGCGCCCCGGCGCACGACCGGGTCGCCCACCGGGGTCGTGCCGTCCTCCGTCGGCGTGGGCATGTCCCAGTGGGCCACCGCGTCGGCCACCGGCTGCCAGTCGGGCAGCCGCCGCTCCCGTACCGCCCTGGCGGCCTTCTCCGTCGCCCCGCGCAGCGCCTCGGCCAACTGGGCCGCGCCCGGAACGGGGTCGGCCGACCGGGACGGCAGATGCGCCTCCAGGACCATGGCGGACCGGCCGAGCTGGGCCAGCGCGTGCTGGGCGTCCGTGGCGGCGGCGCGGGAGATGCCCCGGTGGCGTACGGGTTCGTGCTGGGCGGTCGCCAGCGCCTCCTGCCACGCCACGCGGGCCTCGCGCGTGGCGATCAGGGCGGCCCGGACGTCCTCGGCCTCCCGCGCGGCCGGGTCCGCGTACCGGTCGACCACCGCGGCCGCGTACCGGCCGTCCGCCACCAGCCACTCGGCCAGCCGCGTGCGCAGCCGGGGGGTCTCCCACGCCGGGTAGACGGCGTACGAGAACATCGCGAGGAGCCCGCCGACCAGTGTCAGCACGATGCGCTCGGTGACCGTCTGGGACCAGTCGCCCCCGGCCATGCCGAGCAGGAAGACGACGTAGGCGGAGACGCAGACCTGGCCGACCGCGTAGCCGGTGCGCATCAGCAGGTACATCAGCCCGGCGCAGACGACGGCGAGGAGCGCGGAGAGCCGGGCGCCGGGGTGGGCGGTCTGCACGATCGCGGTGGCCAGCCCGACCCCGATCAGGGTGCCGCCGAACCGGCCGGCGGCACGGGAGTACGTCTGCGAGAACTCGGGCCGCATCACCATCACGGCGGTCATCGGGGCCCAGTAGCCGTGGCCGAGGGGGACGGCCTCGCCGACGAAGTACCCGGAGACGGCGACCACCGCGACCCGGATCGCGTGCCGCAGGATCGGGGAGCCGTGGTGCAGCTCGCGGCGCATCGCGGCCAGCACCACCGGGACGAGCTGCGGCAGGGTGGGCCGCTGCCGGGTGTCCGGGGCGAGATCGGTGGGGATGCCGCTGTCGGTGCCGGTGCCCTCCGCGATCTCCAGGACGTCGTCGAGCAGCGCGGCGAGCCGGTCGGCGGCGCGGCGGGCGGGTCCGACGAGGATCACGTCGTTGTCGGGGGTCTTCAGCACGCCCAGGTCGGTGGCGGAGAGGTGGACCGGTTCGCCGGAGCGGACGGCCCGCGCTGCGGCGTCCAGGACCGATCCGGCCGCGCCCAGCAACTCGTTCACCCACAGCCGCTCCAGGCCGTCGCCGGGCACCCCCATCGCCGGGTCCGCGAGCGAGGCCAGCACCGGGCGCAGCCGCTCGGCCACGCCCCTGGCCCCGTGCAGTTCGGCGGGGCGGCGGCGGGCCTGGCGCGGGGTGACGGCGGCGGCGCTGCGGGCGGTCATCAGGGGCAGCGGATCGAAGGGGGCGACCGGGTCGTGGCGCAGCCGGCGGGCGTAGTCGGCCTCGGCGGCCAGGGCGTCGGCGAGCGCGTCGCGCTGCGCGCCCCATCTGCGGACCGGGAAGAGGACGATGAGTGCGGCCTGCACGAGGCCGCCGACGACGATCATCCCCGCGTGGGCCGCGGCGTCCTCGACGGAGGTGGGCAGGGTGATCGTCACCAGCATGATCGCGACATTGGACGCGGCGATCATGCCGGCCGTGGGCCCCGCCGCCCAGGCGAGCCCGGCGAGGAAGGTCCACGCGCCGAGCAGGCAGAGGAACAGCACGACGTGCGCGCCGCTGACGTAGCCGACGAAGGTCGAGACGGCGAGGCTGGCGCCGGAGACCAGGGCGAGGACGGGGCGTGGCCGCCAGCTGCGCTGGAAGGTGGCGATGGCGGCCTGGAACGCGCCGAACGCGGAGCTGGCCGCGATCTCCGGCCCGAACAGCACGAGGCTCGTGCCGACGACGAGGGCGAGACCGGCCGCACCGCGCAGGGCGATGAGGGGTTCCAGCCTCTGCCGCTCGATCTCCAGCCCCGAGCGGGCGGTCTCCTTCAGCGCCCGGAGCCAGCTCATGGGCCGAGCCTAACCGCAAAATGCGACAAGTCGGCCTTACGCCATGATCTCGCCGTCCCGTCCGCCGGGTGAGCCGCTCCCGGAGCCGCCCATGCGGGCCCGGTCGGCGGCCTCGGTGCCCCGGGTCCAGCCGTCCAGGTCCGAGACCCCGCGCAGCCGGGTGGTCGTGGTCCTCGGGAACATCCGCTCGGCGGTGTCGGAGACCGCGACGTCCCGCGCGGCCAGAACGGGGAGCAGGCCGCCCGCCCCCGTCCGTACCGGTGTCCGCCTCCGCCGTGACCCGTTCGGCGTCGGCGGCCAGCCGTCCGCCGAGCCGTTGCGCGTACCCCATCCAGAACGCCTGCCGGAAGGTCTTGGTCCGCTTGCGGCCCCCGGCGCGCCGGCCGGCCTCCGACCGGGTCATCGCGGTCGTCCCCTGGACCAGGAGGGAGGTGAACAGCAGCTCGACGGCCTCCAGGTCCGGTTCGAAGCCGACGACCGTGGAGAAGCCGAGGTCCTCGTTCCACACGGCCCGGCAGCGGTTGGCGGAGGAGACCGCGTCGAGCAGGACGGCCTTGGCGCTCTCGTACGGGGGCTCCACCCCGATCCGGCAGGCGCCCGGCGTCTCGCGGCTGTGCGTCCGGGCGGCGAGCAGGGCCTCGTCGATGGTGTGCCGGGCCATCAGCTCCTGCGCCTTGGTGGTCAGCGCCTCGGCCTCCTCCGGGAAGCCGGTCGCCTCCGCCTTCGCCAGCAGCGCCCGGATGCGGGTGAGCATGCGGGGCTCGTCGGCGGCGGGCGGCCGGTGCAGCCGGTCGGCGGCGGCTCCGGGCAGGGGCCCCGCGGGTTCGATGGCGGGCAGGCGCAGCAGCACCCGGTACAGCTCCAGCAGGTCGGCGGCGTAGCCGAACCGGTCGGGCCGGTTGCGCGGCACGGGCGGCGGCAGCTCGGCGAGCTGTCGCCGCCAGCGGGGCGGCAGCTCCGCGTACCGGGCGGTCTCGGCGGCGATCAGGGTCGCGGCCAGCGCGGCCCGCCGCCCGTCCAGCTCGCGGCGGACGTACCGGACCAGGTCGGCGGGGTGCCAGCCGCGCTCCCACGCCCGGCGGACGAACTCCTCGCCGCGCCGGTGCGCCTCCGCATCGGCGTCGGGGTCGGCGGCGAGGAGGGACGCGCCGGTGTCGAGGGCGGCGTCGCCCTCCGCGTAGAGGGCCGCCGCGCAGGCCCGGTCGGTCACGGATTCCATCCGGCCAAGGGTAGGCGGCGGCCGGGGCCCGTCGTCGGGCCGCACCGCCAGCTCGCGGGAGCGGCGGGTCGCGGGGCGTTGTCAGTGGCGGGTGCCAGACTCGCACCCATGACCGAACGGTGGGCGGTGGCGGCCGTGGACGGGGGCGGGGCGCTGCTCGCGCCGCTGGCCGGGGACGGCACGCCCGCCGGCCCCGTCGTCGCCGAGCCCGACCTGGTCGAGGCGGTGCGCTCCCGCCCCGAGGTGGTGCGGTGGGTGTGGCGCTCGACCGCCGAGATCTACCCCCGGCTGCTGGCCGCCGGGGTCCGGGTCGAGCGGTGCTACGACATCGAGTGCGCCGAACTGCTGCTGCTCGGGCACGCCGGGCGGCTCGGGGAGCCCCGGTCCGCCGCCGCCGCGCTGGCCCGGCTGGACGCCGCGCCGGTGCCGCCGGACCCGCCCGCCCGGTCCGCCGAACCGGGCGCGCAGTCCTCCCTCTTCGAACCGCCGGCGGGGGCCGGGGTGCCGTTCGACGGGCTCCTGCGGGTCTACGCGGACCAGGTGCGCCGGCACGACGCGGCGGAGCACCCGGACCGGATGCGGCTGCTCACCGCGTCGGAGTCGGCGGGCATGCTGGTGGCCGCCGAGATGCACCGCGCCGGGCTGCCGTGGCGCGCCGACGTGCACCGGGAGGTGCTGGACGGGCTGCTGGGCGAGCGGTACGCGGGCGGCGGCGAGCCCCGCAGACTGGCCGAGCTGGCGGACCAGGTCTCGGCGGCCTTCGGCAGGAGGGTCCGCCCCGATCTGCCCGCCGACGTGGTGAAGGCGTTCGCGCAAGCCGGGATGCCGGTGAGGTCGACCCGGCGGTGGGAGCTGGCGGAGCTGGACCATCCGGCGGTCGAGCCGCTGATCGCGTACAAGAAGCTGTACCGGATCTGGACCGCACACGGCTGGTCCTGGCTCCAGGACTGGGTGCGCGACGGCCGCTTCCGCCCGGAGTACCAGCCGGGCGGCACGGTCAGCGGCCGCTGGACGACCAACGGCGGCGGGGCCCTCCAGATCCCCAAGGTGATCCGGCAGGCCGTCGTCGCGGACGAGGGCTGGCGGCTCGTCGTCGCCGACGCCGACCAGATGGAGCCCCGTGTGCTGGCGGCGATCTCCCGCGACCGGGGGCTGATGGAGGTGGCCGGTCACGACGGCGACCTCTACAAGGCCCTCTCCGACCGGGCGTTCTCCGGCGACCGCGACCACGCCAAGCTGGCGCTGCTCGGGGCGATCTACGGCCAGACCTCCGGGGACGGGCTGAAGAACCTGGCCGCGCTGCGCCGCCGCTTCCCGCTGGCCGTCGCGTACGTGGACGACGCGGCGCGGGCGGGCGAGGAGGGGCGCGTCGTGCGGACCTGGCTCGGCCGCACCAGCCCGCCGGTCGTCTCGGCGGGCCAGGACGAGGAGGCGGGCATCCCCCAGGAGGACCCCGAAGGCTCCGGGGACGCCGGGGGCGCCGGGACCGGGTCCGGGTCCGCGGGCGGTACGGCACGGGCGCGGGGGCGCTTCACCCGTAACTTCGTGGTGCAGGGCAGCGCGGCCGACTGGGCGCTGCTGCTCCTGGCCGCTCTGCGCCGGTCGCTCCACGAGCAGGGGTTGCGGGCCCGATTGGTGTTCTTCCAGCACGACGAGGTGATCGTCCACTGCCCGGCCGAGGAGAGCCCCGCCGTCGTCGAGGCGATCCGCGCGGCGGGCGAACTGGCCGGACGGACGGCCTTCGGGCGGACGCCGGTGCGGTTCCCCTTCACGACGGCGGTGGTGGAGCGGTACGCGGACGCGAAGTGATCGGGCCGCACGCGGGGTGCGCCCGGGAGCGCGAGAAGCGCCCCGCTCACGCGCCGGACGGCGTGAACGGGGCGCGGGCGGTGGTGCGCTCGCTGTCTCTCCTCGTCTACCCGCGTTCCCACAACGCGGGGACGTTCGGCGGCTCCCAGCCCGAGATGGCCTGGTGCGCCTGAAGACAGCGGTAGGCGACCCCGCCGTAGGTCACGCGGTCGCCCGCGCGGTAGGAGGTGCCGGCGGCCCAGCTGGTCCCCGGCTCGGTGGGTGGGTCGGTGGGCGGATCGGTCGGCTTGGGCGTCTGGGCGACGTCCAGGACGAAGTCGAAGGAGCCCTGGCGTCCGTTGCCGACGTTGCGGACGTTCATCAGCAGCCGCGGGTCGAACAGCGCGTCGGTGTTGTTGCGCGGCTCGTTCGGGAAGTACAGCTGCGTGGTGAGGATGCGCCCGCCGGGCGCCTGCGCCTTCACGTGGATGTGGCGCGTACGGCCCGGATAGAGACCCGGCACGATGGTGGTGAGGCTGAACGAGCCGTCCGCGCCGGTGAGTTGATGCCCCCGGAAGTTGAACTGGGCCATGTCGTAAGCCCCGTTCGTGTCCGCCTGCCAGAAGTCGAGCAGGGCCCCGGAGATGGGACGGCAGGCCCGGCCGAAGACGTAGCCGCTCACGGTGAGCGGGACGCCGGGGGTGTTCGGGGTCACCAGACTGGTGCGGCGGGGTGAGTTGGGCTTGAAGTACGGCCCCTCCATCTGCGGCGGCGTCGGGTCGTCGCCGTCGTCGCACTCCGGGGTGAGGGCCAGGGGCCCGTTCCCGGTGGAGGCGGCGTCCCGCGCGAGCGCGACGCCTCCTCCGGCGAGGAGGGGGACCGCGCTCGCGACGAGCGCTGCCTTCAGGAGACCCTTGCGGCTGATCTGCCGCCGGTCTCCCGGCGCCTCCTCGGAGGCGCTCGGGTCGTGGGGGGCGGGGTGGTTGTCCCTGCGTGGGGTCATGACGGTTTCCTCGGAGTCCTCGGGGGGCCTCGGCGCGGGGAGGCGGGAGGCGGAGAGGTTCAGGAGGCACTGCCCGGCGGGCGGACCGTGCCGGTCGCGGCCGGTGCCGATCGGTCCTGGCTGGTCCCGGTCGGTCCTGGTCGGGCCCGGTCGCCCCGGACCCGTCCCGGTCGGTGCCGGTCCCGGTCCGGGCTGCTCCCGGTCGTACCGTTCGGGCCGGTCAGACCCGCTGCCAGAGCGCGGGAACGGCGTCCGGCGTCCAGCCGGGCTGCGCCGTGTGCGCCTGGAGACAGCGGTAGGTGGCGCCTCCGTACGTCACCGTGGCTCCGGCGGCGTACGCGGTGCCGGCCGCCCAGGTGCCGCCCGGCGGGTCGGTGGGCGGGTCGGTCGGCGGGTCGGTGGGCGGGTCCGTCGGCGTACCGCTGGTGACCAGGGTCAGCCCGTACGCCTGGAGCAGCGGGTTGAGCGGCTGGAAGTACGTCGTGCCGCCGGAGGAGCAGTTGCCCGAGCCGCCGGAGGTGACGCCCTGCGCCTGGCTGCCGGAGATGTACGAGCCCCCGGAGTCGCCCGGTTCGGCGCAGACGCTGGTGCGGGTCACGCCGGAGATGGTGCCCTCCGGGTAGGTGACGCTGGTGTTGAGCTGCTGGATGGTGCCGCAGTGCCAGCCCGTGGTGGAGCCGGAGCGGCAGACCGAGGCGCCGACGACGGCCGCGGTGGAGCCGGTGACGGTGACGTCACCCCGCCCGTAGCCGTTCACCAGCGGACGCGGGGTCCAGTTGGCGTTGGTGGCGACCCAGGCGTAGTCGCGGCCGGGGAACGTGGAGCCCTGGAAGGTGCCCTGGGCCTGCTGGTTGAAGCCGTTGGTGGTCGTGCCGACCCGGCCGCAGTGGCCGGCCGTGGCGAAGCCGTTCTGCGTGCCGCGCTTGACCGGGAAGCCGATGGAACAGCGGCCGGAGCCGTTCATGTAGTACGCGTCGCCGCCCCGCAGGTCCGCGAAGGTGCGCGGCCGTTCGGCGGACCGGACGACCGTGACGAGGGAGCCGTCGGCCTTCGCCGCCTTGACGAACGCCGTTCCGGCCGCGGTGCTCGCGGCGTTCACGACGACCCGGTTGGCCGCGACGTCGACGTACCAGACGGGCACGTCCTTCGGGGCCGTGCGGAGCGCGGCCCGGTCGAGGGCGCCCTTGACCCCTTCGAGCCGGTCCAGGCTGTGGCCGACGACCTCGGCGCGCGCCCCGGCGTCGGTGATGCGGGCGGCCTCGGAGGCGTCGGTGGTGGAGACGGTCAGCGCCGCCTTCTCGCCGCTGACCCGTGCTCCGGCGAAGCTGGCGCCGAGGGACTTCTCCAGTCCGGCGGCGACGGCGGCGGCCCGGTGCTCGGCGGCTATCCGGCTCCGGGCGTCGTCCGCGTCGAGGCCGAGGTCGCGCTC
Proteins encoded in this window:
- a CDS encoding helix-turn-helix transcriptional regulator, whose amino-acid sequence is MSAGESSGSVVRRILLGSQLRRLRESRGITREAAGYSIRASESKISRMELGRVSFKARDVEDLLTLYGVADEAERDSLLGLAREANVAGWWHSYGDVLPGWFQTYIGLEGAASVIRIFEVQFVHGLLQTEAYAHAVVSRGLRGASSAEIDRRVALRLERQKALVSERAPAFHAVLDEAALRRPYGEREVMRAQLRHLIDMSERPNVTLQVMPFSHGGHAGESGSFTMLRFPESDLSDIVYLEQLTSALYLDKPEEVAQYEKAMTGLVQDSPGPDESRDLLRGLLQLI
- a CDS encoding ATP-binding protein: MLEPLRQGLPPTDPSGVAGSASCALPACFEAVGGARKFTRSTLERWELGDRFDDVALVVSELVTNALRHALPVDAPQESQDPPVRLHLMRWASRLVCAVRDPSVESPVAGEAADSAESGRGLFLVECVSDSWGWYPSPVPRGELPSGPLYGKVVWALFRLPKKPEPTL
- a CDS encoding DUF397 domain-containing protein — translated: MHDVYNGMAATELRGVVWQKSRHSNSQGSCVEFARLPGGDVAMRNSRHPDGPALVYTPAEIEALLLGVKDGEFDHLAAGA
- a CDS encoding FUSC family protein; protein product: MSWLRALKETARSGLEIERQRLEPLIALRGAAGLALVVGTSLVLFGPEIAASSAFGAFQAAIATFQRSWRPRPVLALVSGASLAVSTFVGYVSGAHVVLFLCLLGAWTFLAGLAWAAGPTAGMIAASNVAIMLVTITLPTSVEDAAAHAGMIVVGGLVQAALIVLFPVRRWGAQRDALADALAAEADYARRLRHDPVAPFDPLPLMTARSAAAVTPRQARRRPAELHGARGVAERLRPVLASLADPAMGVPGDGLERLWVNELLGAAGSVLDAAARAVRSGEPVHLSATDLGVLKTPDNDVILVGPARRAADRLAALLDDVLEIAEGTGTDSGIPTDLAPDTRQRPTLPQLVPVVLAAMRRELHHGSPILRHAIRVAVVAVSGYFVGEAVPLGHGYWAPMTAVMVMRPEFSQTYSRAAGRFGGTLIGVGLATAIVQTAHPGARLSALLAVVCAGLMYLLMRTGYAVGQVCVSAYVVFLLGMAGGDWSQTVTERIVLTLVGGLLAMFSYAVYPAWETPRLRTRLAEWLVADGRYAAAVVDRYADPAAREAEDVRAALIATREARVAWQEALATAQHEPVRHRGISRAAATDAQHALAQLGRSAMVLEAHLPSRSADPVPGAAQLAEALRGATEKAARAVRERRLPDWQPVADAVAHWDMPTPTEDGTTPVGDPVVRRGAALLLEALEEFTRALDEKGGSTRVSSTLAEG
- a CDS encoding bifunctional 3'-5' exonuclease/DNA polymerase, which codes for MTERWAVAAVDGGGALLAPLAGDGTPAGPVVAEPDLVEAVRSRPEVVRWVWRSTAEIYPRLLAAGVRVERCYDIECAELLLLGHAGRLGEPRSAAAALARLDAAPVPPDPPARSAEPGAQSSLFEPPAGAGVPFDGLLRVYADQVRRHDAAEHPDRMRLLTASESAGMLVAAEMHRAGLPWRADVHREVLDGLLGERYAGGGEPRRLAELADQVSAAFGRRVRPDLPADVVKAFAQAGMPVRSTRRWELAELDHPAVEPLIAYKKLYRIWTAHGWSWLQDWVRDGRFRPEYQPGGTVSGRWTTNGGGALQIPKVIRQAVVADEGWRLVVADADQMEPRVLAAISRDRGLMEVAGHDGDLYKALSDRAFSGDRDHAKLALLGAIYGQTSGDGLKNLAALRRRFPLAVAYVDDAARAGEEGRVVRTWLGRTSPPVVSAGQDEEAGIPQEDPEGSGDAGGAGTGSGSAGGTARARGRFTRNFVVQGSAADWALLLLAALRRSLHEQGLRARLVFFQHDEVIVHCPAEESPAVVEAIRAAGELAGRTAFGRTPVRFPFTTAVVERYADAK
- a CDS encoding carbohydrate-binding protein, which encodes MTPRRDNHPAPHDPSASEEAPGDRRQISRKGLLKAALVASAVPLLAGGGVALARDAASTGNGPLALTPECDDGDDPTPPQMEGPYFKPNSPRRTSLVTPNTPGVPLTVSGYVFGRACRPISGALLDFWQADTNGAYDMAQFNFRGHQLTGADGSFSLTTIVPGLYPGRTRHIHVKAQAPGGRILTTQLYFPNEPRNNTDALFDPRLLMNVRNVGNGRQGSFDFVLDVAQTPKPTDPPTDPPTEPGTSWAAGTSYRAGDRVTYGGVAYRCLQAHQAISGWEPPNVPALWERG
- a CDS encoding carbohydrate-binding protein gives rise to the protein MERTTLRRRALVAGTATVAVGALALAGLTGVASAGPAGTTAPPVSADGLSPGLLAAMERDLGLDADDARSRIAAEHRAAAVAAGLEKSLGASFAGARVSGEKAALTVSTTDASEAARITDAGARAEVVGHSLDRLEGVKGALDRAALRTAPKDVPVWYVDVAANRVVVNAASTAAGTAFVKAAKADGSLVTVVRSAERPRTFADLRGGDAYYMNGSGRCSIGFPVKRGTQNGFATAGHCGRVGTTTNGFNQQAQGTFQGSTFPGRDYAWVATNANWTPRPLVNGYGRGDVTVTGSTAAVVGASVCRSGSTTGWHCGTIQQLNTSVTYPEGTISGVTRTSVCAEPGDSGGSYISGSQAQGVTSGGSGNCSSGGTTYFQPLNPLLQAYGLTLVTSGTPTDPPTDPPTDPPTDPPGGTWAAGTAYAAGATVTYGGATYRCLQAHTAQPGWTPDAVPALWQRV